From Acidobacteriota bacterium, a single genomic window includes:
- a CDS encoding HDOD domain-containing protein produces the protein MSRAVAAAGWRLRIEEALRREELRLPVMPDIVARVQLEAARRNGSAGSLARVVEADPGLAARVVKMANSAMFAGLCEIRDLTHAVGRLGSGMVVAIVLGAAARECFRAAHPGYARRAHDSWEISLLAAAAARSLALRAGEDPEEAFLAGLLHRAGEPILLQAVPLLAERDGEPVPPAETIGPVVDELAPVAGATLLSRWNLPEPIVTAVRFQNDPAAAPREDLRRTALTALARRLGEALFAGEGAEALTGDPSAAALGLDEEAIAAAAPEAAAGAGELARAL, from the coding sequence GTGTCGCGAGCGGTCGCCGCCGCAGGGTGGCGCCTTCGGATCGAGGAGGCCCTGCGCCGGGAGGAGCTGCGCCTTCCGGTGATGCCGGACATCGTCGCGCGGGTCCAGCTCGAAGCCGCCCGCCGCAACGGCAGCGCGGGGTCGCTGGCCCGCGTCGTGGAAGCCGACCCGGGTCTCGCCGCCCGCGTCGTCAAGATGGCGAATTCGGCGATGTTCGCCGGGCTGTGCGAGATCAGGGACCTCACGCACGCCGTCGGCCGCCTGGGAAGCGGCATGGTGGTCGCCATCGTCCTCGGCGCGGCGGCGCGCGAGTGCTTTCGCGCTGCGCATCCCGGGTACGCGCGGCGGGCGCACGACTCCTGGGAGATCTCGCTCCTCGCCGCGGCTGCCGCGAGGAGCCTCGCCCTCCGCGCCGGGGAGGATCCGGAGGAGGCGTTCCTGGCGGGACTCCTCCACCGGGCGGGGGAACCGATCCTCCTTCAGGCGGTGCCGCTGCTGGCCGAACGCGACGGCGAGCCGGTCCCTCCCGCCGAGACGATCGGCCCCGTCGTCGACGAGCTCGCGCCGGTCGCCGGGGCGACCCTCCTCTCCCGCTGGAACCTCCCGGAGCCGATCGTGACGGCGGTCCGGTTCCAGAACGATCCGGCGGCGGCTCCCCGCGAGGACCTGCGGCGGACGGCGCTCACCGCGCTCGCGCGGCGCCTCGGCGAGGCCCTCTTCGCCGGCGAGGGAGCGGAAGCTCTCACCGGCGATCCCTCGGCCGCGGCTCTCGGCCTGGACGAGGAGGCGATCGCCGCCGCCGCTCCGGAAGCGGCGGCGGGCGCCGGGGAGCTCGCCCGGGCCCTCTGA
- a CDS encoding M28 family peptidase: MAPRGRAEENSSPAIGGRVSGLDQELGEGLLRRVQALAFPRAAGSEGDARVRRLLSEGLRAAGWRVREDRFAYSLKRPWALLRAGLASLAAALAAGAAAVAGAPHAGAWCAGAAGLAALGIAGAAAGVRWDSLYFAPPGELCTANVVADAGGGPVRILLVAHHDSKSQNLPLLLRGFLVAAGAAGAVSLAAAAIQWALFGVPARLLAGVTAAGALSLAALATLTFGNRSPGALDNAASLAVLLELARRLAGPEGPPAGVRLVLTGAEEHLMAGARRLAADRSLRSAREPLVLNLDGVGAPGPVGVAGERSLRRRVLRLAREAGIPARRAPLPPGTGTDALPLAWAGLRAVTLTSGRLSRAVLRVHSPADRPDGLDAASLAAAFRLTERCVREILAARDGDGAG, from the coding sequence GTGGCGCCGCGGGGCCGGGCGGAGGAAAACTCCAGCCCGGCGATCGGAGGGCGCGTGTCCGGTCTCGACCAAGAACTGGGTGAGGGTCTCCTCCGCCGGGTGCAGGCGCTCGCGTTTCCCCGGGCGGCCGGAAGCGAGGGGGACGCGAGGGTCCGCCGCCTTCTGTCGGAGGGGCTGCGTGCGGCGGGCTGGCGCGTCCGCGAAGACCGCTTCGCCTACAGCCTGAAGCGACCCTGGGCGCTGTTGCGCGCCGGCCTGGCGTCGCTCGCGGCGGCGCTCGCTGCCGGCGCCGCCGCGGTTGCCGGTGCACCGCACGCGGGCGCCTGGTGCGCCGGCGCCGCCGGTCTCGCCGCGCTGGGGATCGCGGGGGCGGCGGCCGGCGTGCGGTGGGATTCCCTCTATTTCGCCCCTCCGGGCGAGCTCTGCACGGCCAACGTCGTGGCCGATGCGGGCGGCGGGCCGGTGCGGATCCTCCTCGTCGCGCACCACGACTCGAAGTCCCAGAACCTGCCGTTGCTGTTGAGGGGGTTTCTCGTGGCCGCCGGGGCCGCAGGTGCGGTGTCGCTCGCGGCCGCTGCGATTCAATGGGCGCTCTTCGGGGTCCCCGCGCGCCTTCTGGCCGGTGTGACCGCGGCGGGAGCGCTGTCCCTCGCCGCGCTGGCCACGCTCACGTTCGGCAACCGGTCGCCCGGGGCGCTCGACAACGCCGCGTCGCTGGCGGTCCTCCTCGAGCTGGCGCGGCGCCTGGCCGGCCCCGAAGGGCCGCCCGCCGGTGTCCGGCTCGTTCTGACCGGCGCGGAGGAGCATCTGATGGCGGGAGCGCGGAGGCTCGCGGCCGACCGCTCGCTCCGCTCGGCGCGCGAGCCGCTGGTGCTGAACCTCGACGGCGTGGGCGCGCCCGGACCGGTGGGCGTGGCCGGCGAGCGGTCCCTTCGCCGCCGGGTGCTCCGCCTCGCCCGGGAGGCCGGGATCCCCGCCCGGCGGGCACCGCTGCCTCCAGGGACGGGAACCGATGCGCTGCCGCTCGCGTGGGCGGGCCTCCGCGCCGTGACGCTGACGAGCGGCCGGCTCTCGCGCGCCGTGCTCCGGGTGCACTCGCCCGCGGACCGGCCGGATGGACTCGACGCCGCCTCCCTGGCCGCGGCGTTCCGGTTGACCGAGCGCTGCGTGCGGGAAATCCTGGCGGCGCGGGATGGCGACGGAGCCGGATAG
- a CDS encoding class I SAM-dependent methyltransferase: MATEPDSWDTEETAEAYDEAVRGGSLYRALGRRLADLLRLPPGACLLDLACGTGVSAEPALRCLGPGGRVVGADAAAAMLAVARRRHLVPNAAWVRAVPASLPFRDGCFDAAMSSAAFWHFPSPGSAFAELYRVCRPGARLALNVPAAQLADLEDLPPAPFQLALAREGERLFGRSPAPAGPVRTRSGLAELAGEAGWTLVEERTADLAVPQEELRALVEVPAIGARLYPEADAAARRRWIEAAARRIDLLEPATVRWWEALFERRGRAVRRSTRPGA, encoded by the coding sequence ATGGCGACGGAGCCGGATAGTTGGGACACGGAGGAGACGGCCGAGGCGTACGACGAGGCCGTCCGGGGCGGAAGCCTGTATCGCGCGCTCGGCCGCCGCCTCGCCGATCTCCTGCGGCTGCCGCCCGGCGCGTGCCTTCTCGACCTCGCGTGCGGGACCGGCGTCTCGGCGGAGCCGGCGTTGCGGTGCCTCGGTCCCGGCGGACGTGTCGTCGGTGCCGACGCGGCGGCGGCGATGCTCGCCGTCGCCCGACGCCGGCACCTCGTTCCGAACGCCGCCTGGGTGCGCGCCGTTCCGGCATCCCTGCCGTTCCGTGACGGTTGCTTCGACGCCGCGATGTCGAGCGCCGCCTTCTGGCACTTCCCGTCGCCGGGAAGCGCCTTCGCGGAGCTGTACCGCGTGTGCCGGCCGGGGGCACGCCTCGCGCTCAACGTCCCGGCCGCGCAGCTCGCCGATCTCGAGGATCTACCTCCGGCGCCCTTCCAGCTGGCGCTCGCCCGCGAGGGCGAGCGTCTGTTCGGGCGGTCCCCGGCGCCCGCGGGTCCGGTGCGGACCCGGTCCGGACTCGCCGAGCTCGCCGGCGAGGCCGGCTGGACCCTGGTGGAGGAGCGCACCGCCGACCTCGCCGTGCCGCAGGAGGAGCTGCGCGCCCTCGTCGAGGTCCCCGCGATCGGCGCGCGCCTCTATCCCGAGGCGGACGCGGCGGCGCGCCGCCGCTGGATCGAGGCCGCGGCGCGCCGCATCGACCTCCTGGAGCCCGCGACCGTGCGCTGGTGGGAGGCGCTGTTCGAGCGCCGGGGGCGCGCCGTCAGAAGGTCCACCCGACCAGGAGCTTGA
- a CDS encoding peptidase M28 family protein, giving the protein MRRRPNRCSALWILPLLLVSCRSAPEPAGAPAPEERWPAGDAAAADAVRRIVGAARADDRAMERLSGLCDGIGPRLAGSVAFDRAVEWAFDELRADGLDRVALETVRIPVWERGEESLTLLEPGPPRRLPILGLGRSVGTPAGGVTGEVVVVRDFDELERRAGEIDGKIVLFNHPMREQENMFAAYGEAVIYRADAANRAAKHGAIAVLVRSVTTRSLRTPHTGAMREYEEGVRRIPAAAVTIEDAESFARLAARGERIVVRLEMGARRLPEHPSANVIGELRGREKPDEIVVIGAHLDSWDVGTGAHDDGSGVVMAMETLRLLRALDLRPRRTVRAVLFANEEHGLDGGKTYLRDHRAELDAHVAALESDSGGFRPVGFSFAGTDEAAARVESWLELFAPLGELKLSRGGGGADIGPLVREGVPGLGLRVESTHYFDYHHTEADTLDKIDPAEYADALSAFAAMTWLLAESPDPLPRAEPGAARAH; this is encoded by the coding sequence ATGCGCCGCCGCCCCAACCGATGCTCGGCCCTGTGGATCCTGCCGCTTCTCCTCGTTTCCTGCCGCTCGGCGCCGGAGCCGGCCGGCGCGCCGGCTCCCGAGGAACGGTGGCCGGCGGGCGACGCCGCCGCGGCCGATGCGGTCCGGCGCATCGTCGGAGCGGCGCGGGCGGACGACCGGGCGATGGAGCGCCTTTCCGGACTGTGCGACGGGATCGGCCCGCGCCTCGCGGGGTCGGTTGCCTTCGACCGCGCCGTCGAGTGGGCCTTCGACGAGCTCCGGGCGGACGGCCTCGACCGTGTGGCGCTCGAGACGGTCCGGATCCCCGTGTGGGAACGGGGAGAGGAGTCGCTGACCCTCCTCGAGCCCGGACCGCCGCGGCGGCTCCCGATCCTCGGCCTCGGCCGGAGCGTCGGTACGCCGGCCGGCGGCGTCACGGGCGAGGTCGTGGTCGTGCGCGATTTCGACGAGCTGGAGCGGCGGGCCGGAGAGATCGACGGAAAGATCGTCCTGTTCAACCATCCGATGCGGGAGCAGGAGAACATGTTCGCCGCCTACGGCGAGGCGGTGATCTACCGCGCCGACGCGGCGAACCGCGCGGCGAAGCACGGCGCGATCGCCGTGCTCGTGCGCTCGGTGACCACGAGAAGCCTCAGGACCCCCCACACGGGGGCGATGCGCGAATACGAGGAGGGTGTCCGCCGGATTCCCGCCGCCGCGGTCACGATCGAGGACGCCGAGTCGTTCGCGCGGCTGGCGGCCCGAGGGGAGCGGATCGTCGTCCGCCTGGAGATGGGGGCACGGCGCCTCCCCGAGCATCCCTCCGCCAACGTGATCGGCGAGCTGCGGGGCCGCGAAAAGCCGGACGAGATCGTGGTGATCGGCGCCCACCTCGACTCCTGGGACGTCGGGACGGGCGCGCACGACGACGGCTCCGGGGTGGTGATGGCCATGGAAACGCTGCGCTTGCTGCGGGCGCTCGACCTCCGGCCGCGCCGCACCGTGCGCGCCGTGCTCTTCGCCAACGAGGAGCATGGGCTCGATGGCGGGAAAACCTACCTGCGCGATCACCGCGCCGAGCTGGATGCGCACGTCGCCGCTCTCGAGTCGGACTCGGGTGGGTTCCGCCCCGTCGGCTTCAGCTTCGCGGGAACGGACGAAGCGGCCGCCCGGGTGGAATCCTGGCTGGAGCTTTTCGCCCCGCTCGGCGAGCTGAAGCTCTCCCGGGGTGGCGGCGGCGCCGACATCGGGCCGCTCGTGCGCGAGGGCGTGCCCGGGCTCGGGCTTCGGGTCGAAAGCACACACTATTTCGACTACCATCACACGGAAGCGGACACGCTGGACAAGATCGATCCGGCGGAGTACGCCGACGCGCTGTCGGCGTTCGCCGCGATGACCTGGCTGCTGGCGGAGTCGCCCGACCCGCTGCCGAGGGCCGAACCCGGAGCCGCCCGGGCGCACTAG